The following coding sequences are from one Pseudomonadota bacterium window:
- a CDS encoding EAL domain-containing protein — MQSVRSRSSLHLLLTAPFIAIVSVAVAVVGGLLLDAGRRSVDSLSADLWRSVAGEVTHYLDEFLAKPERITQDVAHVISGGLIDPEAREALLSYLAYPMQQDPALYVSGVGRIDGWVTAASRDDRGDRIVAQLTEADTPEQLTTRALGPEAQLGVAERSDPYDLRSRPWFQLGLASDGTAWTDPYRNYATGALLLSAVHPIVDSASGHVEGVVSSAISLEALSDFLSTIEAAQEGVVFVTDGTGQVLASSRPEEVDGESLAAMTLTALDGAVDRIAKATTQRLAIQGDTHLVHVAPFRDGNGLDWRVITSVPEAVYLGPIRASWRLSLALAVGAVLMALLAGTVVSRRIVGPLARLSEAARQVATGAVASQDVDLGDPGRAGSREVAQLHLALEQMTARLRDTFSQLEHLNAALANSEHQLRETLEMLPVGAMLHDANSRLVFVNAAASELLGLPAMEGDESWSQAALTAHTREVLKRVEAATIGPALTGEAAHVDCIELTRDGEDLAVELWSSPIYDDEGRVIFAVSALQDVGDRRRAEARLIHHATHDSLTGLANRSQLITRTNLAISRVRRTPERRFAVLFLDLDGFKVINDSLGHLIGDEVLIEVARRLSVLSRETDLAARLGGDEFVLLLEDLPTQEQALQVADRVFTALNNPVTAGGQEVRVGTSIGLVHGDELYEEASEMLRDADIALYQAKADGRGRYAEFDASMRDRAMRRQRLEEDLRDALRSENLALHFQPIVDLRSGVVTSFEALCRWQHPTLGSISPMEFVALAEETGLIVALDRWVIRSACRTIAHWRQQHPDVSFPRVAVNLSNHDVSRNDLVTYIDETLQTFKLPATALGVELTESGLVKDIEHTRETLQLLRDRGITISIDDFGTGYSSLSYLYRLPVDALKIDRSLVSGLTPGATNHKIVSSVVALSNELGIDAVAEGIEEEHELTLLRDMGCERAQGYYFARPVPASAVPALLTGEGSTRADAMITSDG; from the coding sequence GCAGCAGGACCCGGCCCTCTACGTCTCGGGCGTCGGGCGCATCGACGGCTGGGTCACGGCGGCGAGTCGCGACGATCGCGGCGACCGCATCGTCGCCCAGCTCACCGAGGCGGATACGCCAGAGCAACTCACCACCCGTGCCCTGGGCCCCGAGGCGCAGCTCGGGGTGGCGGAGCGCTCCGATCCCTACGATCTGCGCTCACGCCCCTGGTTCCAGCTGGGTCTCGCCAGCGACGGCACGGCGTGGACCGACCCCTACCGCAACTACGCCACCGGCGCGCTCCTGCTGAGCGCCGTGCATCCCATCGTCGACTCGGCCAGCGGACATGTCGAGGGCGTCGTGAGTTCGGCCATCTCGCTGGAGGCACTGTCGGACTTTCTGTCGACGATCGAAGCGGCCCAGGAGGGCGTCGTGTTCGTGACCGACGGCACCGGGCAGGTGCTCGCGAGCTCCAGGCCCGAGGAGGTCGACGGCGAGTCCCTGGCCGCGATGACCCTCACCGCCCTGGACGGCGCCGTCGACCGCATCGCCAAGGCCACCACCCAGCGCCTGGCCATCCAGGGCGACACGCACCTGGTGCACGTGGCCCCGTTCCGGGACGGCAACGGCCTCGACTGGCGGGTAATCACCAGCGTGCCCGAGGCGGTGTACCTGGGGCCCATCCGCGCCAGCTGGCGCCTGTCTCTCGCGCTCGCGGTGGGCGCGGTGCTGATGGCGCTGCTGGCGGGCACGGTGGTGTCCCGGCGCATCGTGGGTCCCCTCGCCCGCCTCAGTGAAGCGGCGCGCCAGGTGGCCACCGGTGCGGTCGCCAGCCAGGACGTCGACCTCGGCGACCCCGGTCGCGCCGGCAGTCGCGAGGTGGCCCAGCTGCACCTCGCGCTGGAGCAGATGACCGCTCGCCTGCGCGACACCTTCTCCCAGCTCGAACACTTGAACGCAGCCCTCGCCAACTCCGAGCATCAGCTGCGCGAGACCCTCGAGATGCTGCCCGTGGGCGCGATGCTCCACGACGCCAACAGTCGGCTGGTCTTCGTCAACGCCGCCGCTTCCGAACTGCTGGGCTTACCCGCAATGGAGGGCGATGAGTCCTGGTCGCAGGCCGCGCTGACCGCTCACACACGAGAGGTGCTCAAGCGCGTAGAAGCCGCGACCATCGGCCCCGCCCTCACCGGTGAAGCCGCCCACGTCGACTGCATCGAACTGACCCGCGACGGCGAGGACCTCGCCGTGGAGCTCTGGAGCTCGCCGATCTACGACGACGAGGGCCGGGTGATCTTCGCCGTCTCCGCCCTGCAAGATGTGGGCGATCGCCGACGGGCCGAAGCGCGACTCATCCACCACGCCACGCACGACTCGCTCACGGGCCTCGCCAATCGCAGCCAGCTGATCACGCGCACCAACCTCGCCATCTCGCGCGTGCGTCGTACGCCGGAGCGCCGCTTCGCCGTGCTCTTCCTCGATCTCGATGGCTTCAAGGTGATCAACGACAGCCTAGGGCACCTGATCGGTGATGAGGTGTTGATCGAAGTGGCACGGCGCCTCTCCGTGCTCTCCCGCGAGACGGACCTGGCGGCCCGCCTGGGCGGTGACGAGTTCGTCCTGCTGCTGGAAGACCTGCCCACCCAGGAACAGGCGCTGCAGGTGGCGGACCGCGTGTTCACGGCCCTCAACAACCCGGTGACCGCCGGCGGCCAGGAGGTGCGCGTCGGCACCAGCATCGGTCTCGTGCACGGGGATGAGCTCTACGAGGAAGCCTCGGAGATGCTGCGCGACGCCGACATCGCGCTGTACCAGGCCAAGGCCGACGGCCGCGGACGCTACGCCGAATTCGACGCCAGCATGCGCGACCGCGCCATGCGTCGTCAGCGGCTGGAGGAAGATCTGCGCGATGCCCTGCGCAGCGAAAACCTCGCCTTGCACTTCCAGCCGATCGTCGACCTGCGCAGTGGCGTGGTCACCAGCTTCGAGGCCCTCTGCCGTTGGCAGCACCCCACCCTCGGCAGCATCAGTCCCATGGAGTTCGTGGCCCTCGCCGAGGAGACGGGGCTCATCGTCGCCCTCGACCGCTGGGTGATCCGCAGCGCGTGCCGGACCATCGCCCACTGGCGTCAGCAGCACCCGGACGTAAGCTTCCCACGGGTCGCCGTGAACCTCTCCAACCACGATGTCTCGCGCAACGACCTCGTCACCTACATCGATGAGACGCTACAGACCTTCAAGCTGCCGGCGACCGCCCTCGGCGTGGAGCTCACCGAGAGCGGGCTGGTCAAAGACATCGAGCACACACGTGAGACGCTGCAGCTCCTGCGCGATCGCGGCATCACGATCTCCATCGACGACTTCGGCACCGGCTACTCCTCCCTGAGCTACCTCTACCGCCTGCCGGTGGACGCCCTGAAGATCGACCGTTCGCTGGTAAGCGGCCTGACCCCGGGCGCCACCAATCACAAGATCGTCAGCTCGGTCGTTGCGCTTAGCAACGAACTGGGCATCGACGCAGTCGCAGAGGGCATCGAGGAAGAACACGAGCTCACCCTGCTGCGCGACATGGGGTGCGAGCGCGCCCAAGGCTACTACTTCGCCCGCCCGGTGCCCGCGAGCGCCGTGCCCGCCCTGCTCACCGGCGAGGGCAGCACCCGCGCCGACGCCATGATCACCTCCGATGGATGA
- a CDS encoding diguanylate cyclase, protein MDEGTDNQGATGIGAPASEARLIQRRIIRSYTLALLLIATAVTATFLTAQAMIGEQGESARLINVSGRQRMLSQRISLQVVQLMQAESHGAQRRLRAGVEHDLQTFSSSHLAIIADSGGRAGMSAPLRQLYYEADYPVDEAVRAFEADVRELLAAAPDEARSRAASRLAETAKGPLLKGLNDVVLQYQREAEHRIDVLDRVETSIYALTLLGLLVEVLVIFRPMVREIGRRTGELEDVTHKASHDDLTGLPNRRYFYEQATAALARGRRKEQHTGLLHIDLDGFKAVNDQLGHAAGDDVLRHVTTLLHGVGRRGDFAARLGGDEFVILVSDAKAPEDLEAMAARLVEQMKEPIEVQGTQVHIGASVGLAIVPPGARSVDAVLYESDQALYKAKAGGKATWKWFANPAIPLP, encoded by the coding sequence ATGGATGAGGGGACCGACAACCAGGGCGCCACGGGAATCGGCGCGCCGGCGAGCGAGGCGCGCCTGATCCAGCGGCGGATCATCCGCAGCTACACGCTCGCCCTGCTGTTGATCGCCACCGCCGTCACCGCCACGTTCCTCACCGCGCAAGCGATGATCGGCGAACAGGGCGAGAGCGCGCGACTGATCAACGTCAGCGGTCGCCAGCGCATGCTCTCCCAGCGCATCTCTTTACAGGTCGTGCAACTGATGCAGGCCGAGAGCCACGGCGCTCAGCGCCGCCTGCGGGCCGGCGTCGAGCACGACTTGCAGACGTTCAGCTCGTCGCATTTGGCGATCATCGCCGATAGCGGCGGCAGGGCCGGGATGTCCGCCCCCCTGCGCCAGCTCTACTACGAGGCCGACTACCCCGTGGACGAGGCTGTGCGCGCCTTCGAAGCGGATGTGCGCGAACTGCTGGCCGCGGCGCCTGACGAAGCGCGCAGCAGGGCCGCCTCCCGCCTGGCGGAGACGGCCAAGGGCCCGCTGCTGAAGGGACTCAACGACGTCGTGCTCCAGTACCAGCGAGAGGCGGAGCACCGCATCGATGTCCTGGATCGGGTCGAGACCAGCATCTACGCCCTGACGCTGCTCGGACTGCTGGTGGAAGTGCTGGTCATCTTCCGGCCCATGGTGCGAGAGATCGGGAGACGGACGGGCGAGCTCGAGGACGTCACCCATAAGGCCAGCCACGACGATCTCACGGGCTTACCCAACCGCCGCTACTTCTACGAACAGGCCACCGCCGCTCTCGCCCGCGGCAGACGCAAGGAGCAGCACACGGGTCTCCTGCACATCGATCTCGACGGCTTCAAGGCGGTCAATGACCAGCTCGGTCACGCCGCCGGCGACGACGTGCTGCGCCACGTGACCACGCTGCTGCACGGTGTGGGTCGACGCGGTGACTTTGCGGCACGCTTAGGCGGCGATGAGTTCGTCATCCTGGTGTCCGACGCCAAGGCACCGGAGGATCTGGAGGCGATGGCCGCACGCCTCGTCGAGCAGATGAAAGAGCCGATCGAAGTGCAGGGCACCCAGGTGCACATCGGCGCGAGCGTCGGCCTTGCGATAGTGCCGCCGGGGGCCCGCTCCGTCGACGCCGTGCTCTACGAAAGCGACCAAGCACTCTACAAGGCGAAGGCCGGCGGCAAGGCCACCTGGAAGTGGTTCGCCAACCCAGCGATACCGCTGCCCTGA
- a CDS encoding 2'-5' RNA ligase family protein has product MPPTESALSVGDHTIDTTGWPAWQRAYRFGTLVIRPPARVRAVVDRWRARYDPVSQGYVDTHITLTQPFRQEPTPQALQQITELLRSQRQFDIRYGPLRHFLPDPVLWLEVQPARRVIALRKALHETGLFDLSQPHTEGFVPHMSITEGLSSPQADEALFRQLREQAPAGSFSCRSVTYLRPDARFQFRKVRMFRLPGA; this is encoded by the coding sequence GTGCCGCCGACTGAGTCCGCCCTAAGCGTCGGCGACCACACGATCGATACCACCGGCTGGCCGGCCTGGCAGCGCGCCTATCGATTCGGCACGCTCGTGATTCGCCCCCCGGCTCGCGTCCGTGCCGTGGTAGACCGCTGGCGCGCCCGCTACGACCCCGTCAGCCAGGGCTACGTCGACACCCACATCACCCTCACCCAACCGTTTCGTCAGGAACCCACCCCACAAGCGCTCCAGCAGATCACCGAACTGTTGCGCTCGCAACGTCAGTTCGATATCCGCTACGGCCCCCTGCGCCACTTCCTGCCCGACCCGGTGCTGTGGTTGGAAGTCCAACCTGCCCGGCGCGTCATCGCCCTGCGTAAGGCCCTGCACGAGACCGGCCTGTTCGATCTCTCGCAGCCGCACACGGAAGGCTTCGTGCCGCACATGAGCATCACCGAGGGATTGTCATCGCCCCAGGCCGACGAGGCCCTGTTCCGCCAGCTGCGCGAGCAGGCACCCGCGGGCAGCTTTTCCTGCCGTAGCGTCACCTACCTGCGCCCGGACGCCCGGTTCCAGTTCCGCAAGGTACGCATGTTTCGATTACCCGGCGCCTGA
- a CDS encoding helix-turn-helix transcriptional regulator codes for MSRPTPLRNRVKELRELRGGMSQAELGDAIGVTRQTIAAIEKSRYSPSLESAFRIARLFEVGVEEVFFWSEEE; via the coding sequence TTGAGTCGCCCCACGCCGTTACGCAATCGCGTGAAGGAACTGCGCGAGCTTCGCGGCGGTATGTCCCAGGCCGAGCTCGGTGACGCCATTGGCGTCACCCGCCAGACCATCGCCGCCATCGAAAAGAGCCGCTACTCGCCATCTCTCGAGAGTGCCTTCCGTATCGCCCGCCTGTTCGAGGTAGGGGTGGAAGAGGTGTTCTTCTGGAGCGAGGAGGAATAG
- a CDS encoding sterol desaturase family protein has protein sequence MSSIIKYGLQPTLMVGVLSLWYFNQEAPWVYLLVALGVQVLLAVLEQFWPGRPDWVQPIGYKGALGAVFIGTYVFGGAVVAPLYAETVNPALSQLRALLGLDIWPTQWPIIAQVFLAFFLSEFIWYWLHRAEHRWSWIWRLTGHGSHHAFKNLAAVNAGANHPLEILLVLTIPSAIVELLFGAGAAIGGSYLLLLTLAFLAHANLDLNTRVIGWLFTTNRYHIHHHSMVFEESNTNFGCAAIVWDRLFGTFRDAATQETGTGPTQPSLWKIFLMPYREPQDTRTSPGGGA, from the coding sequence ATGTCGTCGATCATCAAATACGGCCTTCAACCCACCCTGATGGTGGGGGTCTTAAGTCTCTGGTACTTCAATCAGGAAGCGCCGTGGGTGTACCTGCTCGTCGCCCTCGGGGTGCAGGTGCTGCTCGCCGTCCTTGAGCAGTTTTGGCCCGGGCGCCCCGATTGGGTGCAGCCGATCGGCTATAAGGGCGCCTTGGGCGCCGTCTTCATCGGCACCTACGTATTTGGCGGTGCGGTGGTGGCGCCGCTGTACGCCGAGACGGTCAATCCCGCCCTCAGCCAGCTGCGCGCCCTGCTTGGGCTCGACATCTGGCCCACGCAATGGCCGATCATCGCGCAGGTATTCCTGGCCTTCTTCCTGAGCGAGTTCATCTGGTACTGGCTGCACCGGGCGGAACATCGCTGGTCGTGGATCTGGCGCCTCACCGGGCACGGATCGCACCACGCGTTCAAGAACCTGGCCGCCGTCAACGCGGGCGCCAACCACCCGCTGGAGATCCTGCTGGTGCTCACGATACCGAGCGCCATCGTGGAGTTGCTATTCGGCGCCGGCGCCGCCATCGGCGGCTCCTATCTGTTGCTCCTCACCCTCGCGTTCCTCGCCCATGCCAACCTAGATCTCAACACGCGCGTGATCGGCTGGCTGTTCACGACCAACCGCTATCACATCCACCACCACTCGATGGTGTTCGAGGAGAGCAACACCAACTTCGGCTGCGCCGCCATCGTGTGGGACAGGCTCTTCGGCACCTTCCGCGACGCCGCGACGCAGGAAACCGGTACGGGCCCGACCCAGCCATCCCTGTGGAAGATCTTCCTGATGCCCTACCGGGAACCCCAGGATACGCGGACCTCACCCGGGGGCGGTGCTTGA
- a CDS encoding sialate O-acetylesterase: MHAHTQGWATPRLIREGLLALMAAAAVTVALALPASAQDDLQIQVNPRGTVSWKLLQRTHAGGAPMPLRLNYALTNGGTLQARIVMAGSGDTLPGQDYADNTWPVEASDGAALERVIDEVPTGGNYDVLLRLVDGVTGEVAAEASIEEVAVGDVYLAAGQSNMAGYAESRTPMELPIDEVHLFGNDYAWKRGTEPMDGFWQQVDLVSLDFPSHSLMLRFAKDVYNATGVPIAIIPGPLGGSSLANQWQRDVDDPTNRETLYGSLLYRTRLQNYGTAPAGLLWFQGESDAITTSPAYYRRLLRELIASYRADLQGPEMPFIVGQLGTYAFSFVPTWIAVQEAQRLVAREDPNVALATAIDQPTWDTIHYTVEGYKTIGSRFALAAREMVYGQTVDALTELQEITVGADSASVLLHYDATVFAGEARLYSVTDGAGVNAVTATAASNNVITLALSRPISGALREVLYGNSRLFERTWAVDASGIAVPAFRVNVE; this comes from the coding sequence ATGCATGCGCACACCCAAGGATGGGCAACCCCACGCCTCATTAGAGAGGGCCTGTTGGCCCTGATGGCAGCAGCCGCCGTCACGGTCGCCCTCGCGCTGCCCGCCAGTGCGCAGGACGACTTACAGATCCAAGTCAATCCGCGGGGCACGGTCAGCTGGAAGCTCCTCCAACGCACCCATGCCGGCGGCGCCCCGATGCCCCTGAGGCTCAACTACGCGCTTACCAACGGCGGCACCCTACAAGCACGCATCGTCATGGCGGGCAGCGGCGATACGCTTCCCGGCCAGGATTACGCGGACAACACCTGGCCCGTGGAGGCCAGCGACGGCGCCGCCCTCGAGCGGGTGATCGACGAGGTGCCCACGGGCGGCAACTACGACGTACTGCTGCGCCTCGTGGACGGCGTCACCGGCGAGGTGGCCGCCGAAGCGAGCATCGAGGAAGTGGCGGTGGGCGATGTGTACCTCGCGGCCGGGCAGAGCAATATGGCCGGCTACGCCGAGTCGCGCACCCCGATGGAGCTCCCTATCGATGAGGTGCACCTCTTCGGCAACGACTACGCCTGGAAGCGCGGCACCGAGCCCATGGACGGCTTCTGGCAACAGGTCGACCTGGTGTCCCTGGACTTCCCGTCCCACTCGTTGATGCTGCGCTTCGCCAAGGACGTCTACAACGCTACCGGCGTGCCCATCGCGATCATCCCCGGCCCCCTGGGCGGCAGCAGCCTCGCCAACCAATGGCAACGGGACGTCGACGATCCCACCAACCGCGAGACCCTCTACGGCTCCCTCCTCTATCGCACGCGCCTGCAGAACTACGGCACTGCGCCGGCTGGGTTGCTCTGGTTTCAGGGAGAGTCCGACGCGATCACGACCTCACCCGCCTACTATCGGCGTTTGCTGCGCGAGTTGATCGCGAGCTACCGCGCCGATCTGCAGGGACCGGAGATGCCCTTCATCGTCGGTCAGCTCGGCACCTACGCGTTCAGCTTCGTCCCCACCTGGATCGCCGTGCAGGAAGCGCAGCGGTTGGTGGCCCGGGAAGATCCGAACGTGGCGCTGGCCACCGCGATCGATCAACCCACCTGGGACACGATTCACTACACCGTCGAAGGCTACAAGACCATCGGCAGTCGCTTCGCGCTGGCCGCCCGAGAGATGGTCTACGGCCAGACGGTCGACGCCCTGACCGAGTTGCAGGAGATCACCGTGGGTGCCGACAGCGCCAGCGTGCTGCTCCACTACGACGCCACGGTCTTCGCGGGCGAGGCGCGCCTGTACTCGGTGACGGATGGCGCCGGGGTCAACGCGGTCACGGCCACGGCCGCGTCGAACAACGTGATCACCCTGGCGCTCTCGCGCCCGATCAGCGGTGCCTTGAGGGAGGTGCTCTACGGCAACTCGCGCCTGTTTGAGCGCACCTGGGCCGTGGACGCCTCGGGCATCGCCGTGCCCGCTTTCCGGGTGAACGTGGAGTAG